A genome region from bacterium includes the following:
- a CDS encoding DUF2294 domain-containing protein, with amino-acid sequence MNGKSKQEIESAVSEEMTKFLKEQMGEQAEQVITQVVGDTIIIRFKGILPPAERNLARNQEGVKLLEELKAKLIERAKPLLETMIKNLTNAEVIDIHSSFDAETGERIEIFTLDKDLEKIWQD; translated from the coding sequence ATGAATGGAAAATCAAAGCAAGAGATTGAGTCTGCGGTAAGCGAGGAAATGACCAAATTTTTAAAAGAGCAGATGGGCGAGCAGGCTGAGCAAGTGATTACGCAAGTAGTGGGTGACACAATAATAATTAGATTCAAGGGAATCCTGCCTCCTGCAGAAAGAAATTTGGCCAGGAATCAAGAAGGGGTAAAGTTGCTAGAGGAACTAAAAGCAAAACTTATAGAAAGAGCGAAGCCCCTTTTAGAAACAATGATTAAGAACCTAACTAATGCCGAGGTGATTGACATCCACTCAAGTTTTGATGCAGAGACAGGCGAGCGCATTGAGATTTTTACATTAGATAAGGATTTAGAAAAAATCTGGCAGGACTAA
- a CDS encoding DUF2889 domain-containing protein, which produces MSLFKRTKTISAKLVSNNKIKAETEMLDSQHRIKVTIIANKNDLKILDIKAKMTKVPYETCLKTVPKIKKLKGVKIQDGFYSKVKEVIGGSEGCMHLMDLIMDTARGVFQASLKIETMGLKIEEQREVLIERLKNSCLGYKEQISPFEQKEGT; this is translated from the coding sequence ATGAGTTTATTCAAGCGGACAAAAACAATTAGTGCTAAGTTGGTAAGTAACAATAAAATAAAAGCAGAGACAGAAATGTTAGATAGCCAGCACAGAATAAAAGTAACTATAATAGCAAATAAAAATGATTTAAAGATATTAGACATCAAAGCAAAGATGACAAAAGTTCCGTACGAAACATGCCTTAAAACAGTGCCAAAGATAAAGAAGTTAAAAGGTGTAAAAATACAAGATGGCTTTTACAGCAAGGTAAAAGAGGTTATTGGCGGTTCAGAAGGGTGTATGCATTTAATGGATCTTATTATGGATACAGCGCGCGGTGTTTTTCAGGCTTCTTTAAAGATAGAAACCATGGGGTTGAAGATAGAAGAGCAAAGAGAAGTCTTAATAGAAAGGTTGAAAAATAGTTGTTTAGGTTATAAAGAACAGATCAGTCCTTTTGAACAAAAGGAGGGAACTTAA